The following proteins come from a genomic window of Mustelus asterias chromosome 1, sMusAst1.hap1.1, whole genome shotgun sequence:
- the LOC144488206 gene encoding uncharacterized protein C4orf54 homolog, which translates to MLCLHFSVAGTGSAAAAAVNGTLSAHGTAKPAPTKGDRARAAPGGQLPASPRTLTGTQAAGKRLHRAPLPGGTGGDPAGRAGGDPAGRAGGDPARRAGGDPARRGQSAEGAEELAGGMRREETPADSRLRGAGGEETRAGGSGSLRWTGESPAEFSGYETAAGSDIYESFSDGDGGGVGSAGEAAPLRRSAGAQAGRKDGGAGLSGKPDLSREDFPPGGNDETHFISTHEIQLYELDHDGDCEFALGSSCALEESSAVYAFLDSSSLESDASEETSDTPRGSSPTEEAPPLWGAAEAASDGQEIRGNGECAEGTERPGTANSSGHIHLSIQASSRAVGEQEKEQENCARKEAAERDWRGNSRCLPGGGRADGAVPTAKSPLRGKGLEYYSGSSSAISELDDTDKEVRNLTARTFRSLACRGDEYLDTYYSANRSTDVSFLSAETIGMNHWAEYIDSRCRNAAENGNPRQCAGENSALNGQRREETPSGKRQGAGRERKHLPGVKEAASAVTEKPEKRAVAAGTETRSHRQIQVSGKLEEVGSRVITLTETVNLSYDVKEGTAARRESQRIAGPAVRNPGGSRCADGVTEAVPREQGDGERCRETWRTAGDMENTQKKSKLASNLLQNVIGKKMQFEQELRMERGEISDTSFPGPAGPASPPLASETPKAATPVLSPGDPHKAPSGGSGSPESPPGTRSGDAAGVARLGSVPTCGRDLPAPAAAEEEEEEERAGGFQSQHSAFRSWKERPPTQTGRGPEPPGGRLELRKERKMSHLFIPRIQRAAEGRGEGGSPGQGVVLGQKGAGGGPGGGTGSCKSPEIRIKLRNRRESQQQSAFSIAKLLTPNIGGNAARPPADTKFHTVSTWFAEGAGQPGAEGRNKAPHFTVRDIRENIHKLQAPIHQVRDVRKLVKSSYHILTLEGSSGGGTKLQLPPGALTSLLPIVIKCQAVRNAPAAGKPLPEEGNPPSPRGDTPPTPGGDTPTPPAPMKNAQRPPAGRRAAGSPPAAAGAEKVASKQLALEKLTAAVKTMEELYVFDKNEWKRKSGSGADSLAGSHVLSLIASEEGEGAARPSARHPARRGEAAAKPPGAPPSLQPGNKVPQLFTVAPVLPQLRDLKPARARSPPAPPPPEFRSLRAPRRASLEEPRSVAAGTPPDNRSASQNPPPAEFENYLTIPIKAAAAPPPPAAYSRPPGPLHPHSPKQQREPSPATIYHQPPAQRVSFTPPGVQPPEPISPLKVHPPPVLMESSPVPCFPAPQTQRKMLLDPSTGQYYLVDTPLPPTRKRLYDPETRQYVDVPMPQQPMATMPVPMSPIAINPGTYSTTYMVYPGFLPTPAMLPTLPTPLSQPDNECNETAKPNSTASQPSEIHYMESPYYFPTGKASNPTHILTSQQVTRASKGFSEGKPVISFTSQPGPRIIAPPSFDGTTMSFVVEHR; encoded by the coding sequence ATGCTGTGCCTCCATTTCTCGGTAGCAGGGACTGGGAGCGCTGCTGCTGCGGCAGTGAATGGCACTCTGTCCGCCCATGGCACCGCCAAACCTGCACCCACTAAAGGGGACAGAGCCAGAGCGGCACCGGGAGGACAGCTACCCGCCTCCCCCCGCACACTGACCGGCACACAGGCTGCAGGCAAGCGGCTGCACCGAGCCCCGCTTCCCGGAGGGACCGGCGGCGATCCGGCGGGGCGAGCCGGCGGCGATCCGGCGGGGCGAGCCGGCGGCGATCCGGCGCGGCGAGCCGGCGGCGATCCGGCGCGGCGGGGCCAGTCGGCGGAGGGGGCAGAGGAGCTGGCGGGCGGCATGAGGAGAGAGGAGACCCCGGCAGACTCCCGCCTGAGAGGCGCCGGCGGAGAGGAAACTCGGGCGGGCGGGAGTGGATCTCTCCGCTGGACGGGCGAGTCCCCCGCCGAATTTTCCGGCTACGAAACGGCGGCGGGCTCGGATATCTACGAGAGTTTCAGTGACGGGGACGGCGGCGGAGTGGGATCCGCCGGGGAGGCCGCTCCTTTACGCCGCTCCGCCGGAGCGCAAGCGGGGCGTAAGGACGGCGGAGCCGGGCTGAGCGGGAAGCCGGATTTATCCCGGGAGGATTTCCCGCCGGGCGGGAATGACGAGACGCATTTTATCAGCACGCACGAGATCCAGTTGTATGAGTTGGACCACGACGGGGATTGTGAGTTCgccctgggatcttcctgtgccctGGAGGAGAGCAGCGCCGTCTACGCCTTCCTGGACAGCAGCTCCCTGGAAAGCGACGCGTCCGAGGAAACCTCCGACACTCCGCGCGGCTCCAGTCCCACCGAGGAAGCGCCGCCGCTTTGGGGCGCGGCGGAGGCGGCGTCGGACGGGCAGGAAATTCGGGGGAATGGCGAGTGCGCAGAGGGCACAGAGCGGCCTGGCACTGCCAACTCCAGTGGGCACATCCATCTGTCCATCCAGGCCAGCTCGCGGGCGGTGGGCGAGCAGGAAAAGGAGCAGGAAAATTGCGCCCGAAAGGAAGCGGCGGAGCGCGATTGGCGCGGAAATTCGCGGTGTTTGCCAGGGGGTGGCAGAGCGGATGGTGCGGTGCCCACCGCCAAAAGCCCCCTCAGGGGCAAAGGTCTGGAATATTACAGCGGAAGTTCCAGCGCAATTAGTGAGCTGGATGACACGGATAAGGAAGTTCGGAATTTAACCGCCCGGACTTTCCGCAGTCTCGCCTGTCGAGGCGACGAATATTTGGACACTTACTACTCCGCCAATAGATCCACCGATGTATCTTTCCTGTCGGCGGAAACCATCGGGATGAACCACTGGGCGGAATATATCGACTCTCGCTGTCGGAATGCAGCCGAGAACGGAAATCCGCGCCAATGTGCTGGGGAAAATTCGGCGTTAAACGGGCAGCGGAGAGAGGAAACCCCGAGCGGCAAGCGGCAGGGAGCAGGGCGGGAACGGAAACACTTACCCGGCGTGAAGGAGGCGGCCAGCGCCGTTACCGAGAAGCCGGAAAAGCGGGCGGTGGCGGCGGGGACggaaactcgctcccacaggcaaATTCAAGTGAGCGGCAAGTTGGAGGAGGTGGGATCCAGGGTCATCACCCTGACGGAGACTGTCAATCTCAGCTACGACGTGAAGGAAGGCACCGCGGCCAGGAGGGAGAGCCAGAGGATTGCCGGTCCCGCCGTCAGGAATCCCGGAGGATCGCGTTGCGCCGATGGGGTTACGGAAGCGGTGCCAAGGGAGCAGGGAGACGGCGAGCGCTGCCGGGAGACATGGAGAACGGCCGGAGACATGGAGAACACGCAGAAAAAATCCAAACTGGCCTCCAACCTGCTGCAGAATGTCATCGGGAAGAAGATGCAGTTTGAACAGGAGTTGCGGATGGAAAGAGGGGAAATTTCCGACACTTCCTTCCCCGGTCCCGCCGGTCCCGCCAGTCCGCCCCTCGCCTCCGAAACCCCGAAAGCGGCCACGCCGGTTCTGAGCCCGGGGGATCCCCACAAAGCCCCGAGCGGCGGGAGCGGGAGCCCGGAATCTCCCCCGGGGACCAGGAGCGGCGACGCGGCCGGAGTTGCGAGACTGGGATCCGTCCCAACCTGCGGCCGCGATCTTCCGGCCCCGGcggcggcggaggaggaggaggaggaggagagggcggGCGGCTTCCAGAGCCAACACAGCGCCTTCCGATCCTGGAAGGAGCGACCGCCGACCCAGACCGGACGGGGGCCGGAGCCGCCAGGCGGGAGACTGGAGCTGCGGAAGGAACGGAAAATGTCGCAccttttcatccccagaatccagAGAgcggcggaggggcggggggaagggggaagcccGGGCCAGGGGGTGGTTTTGGGCCAGAAGGGGGCGGGCGGGGGTCCCGGGGGAGGCACGGGGAGCTGCAAATCGCCGGAGATCCGGATCAAGCTGCGGAACCGGAGAGAGAGCCAGCAGCAGAGTGCATTCAGCATTGCCAAACTGCTGACTCCCAATATAGGCGGGAATGCGGCCCGCCCGCCCGCTGACACTAAATTCCACACGGTCTCCACATGGTTTGCAGAGGGAGCGGGGCAGCCAGGAGCAGAGGGCAGGAATAAAGCCCCTCACTTCACCGTGCGGGACATTCGGGAGAATATCCACAAGCTACAGGCTCCCATCCACCAGGTCCGGGATGTCAGGAAGCTGGTGAAGAGTTCCTATCACATCCTCACGTTGGAAGGCAGCAGTGGCGGCGGCACCAAGCTCCAGCTGCCCCCCGGCGCCCTCACCTCGCTGCTGCCCATCGTCATCAAGTGCCAGGCGGTGAGGAACGCGCCCGCCGCCGGAAAACCTCTGCCCGAGGAGGGAAACCCCCCGAGCCCCAGGGGGGACACCCCTCCAACCCCCGGCGgggacacccccacccctcccgcccccatgAAGAACGCGCAGCGCCCGCCCGCAGGCCGGAGAGCGGCGGGAAGCCCACCCGCCGCGGCGGGAGCGGAAAAGGTGGCCAGCAAGCAGCTAGCGCTGGAGAAGCTGACGGCGGCGGTGAAGACCATGGAGGAACTCTATGTCTTCGACAAGAACGAGTGGAAGCGGAAGAGCGGCTCCGGCGCCGACTCGCTGGCCGGGAGTCACGTCCTATCGCTGATCGCCAGCGAGGAGGGAGAAGGCGCGGCTCGCCCGTCCGCCCGCCATCCCGCCCGGAGAGGGGAAGCGGCCGCCAAGCCCCCCGGAGCCCCCCCGAGCCTCCAGCCCGGCAACAAGGTCCCGCAGCTCTTCACCGTCGCGCCGGTCCTGCCGCAACTCCGGGATCTCAAACCCGCCCGCGCCCGGAGCCCGCCGGCGCCGCCGCCGCCTGAATTCCGCTCGCTGCGGGCGCCGCGCCGTGCTTCGCTGGAGGAGCCGCGCTCGGTGGCGGCGGGAACCCCGCCCGACAACAGGAGCGCCTCCCAGAACCCGCCGCCCGCTGAATTCGAGAACTACCTCACCATCCCCATCAAAGCAGCCGCCGCCCCGCCGCCTCCCGCCGCCTATTCCCGGCCCCCCGGTCCCCTGcacccccacagccccaaacAGCAGCGGGAACCTTCCCCCGCCACCATCTACCACCAGCCCCCCGCCCAGCGAGTCTCCTTCACCCCGCCCGGGGTGCAGCCTCCAGAGCCGATCAGCCCCCTCAAGGTGCACCCGCCCCCGGTGCTGATGGAGAGCTCCCCGGTGCCCTGCTTCCCTGCCCCGCAAACCCAGCGCAAGATGCTGCTGGACCCCAGCACCGGGCAGTACTATCTGGTAGACACCCCCTTGCCACCTACCCGCAAGAGGCTGTATGACCCAGAGACCAGGCAGTATGTGGATGTGCCAATGCCCCAACAGCCCATGGCCACAATGCCAGTACCCATGTCCCCCATTGCAATCAACCCTGGCACCTACAGCACCACCTACATGGTCTACCCTGGATTCCTGCCCACACCAGCCATGCTGCCCACTCTACCCACCCCGCTGTCCCAGCCAGACAACGAATGCAATGAGACTGCCAAACCCAACAGTACTGCCAGCCAACCCAGCGAGATCCACTACATGGAGAGTCCTTACTATTTCCCAACAGGCAAGGCCTCGAACCCTACACACATTCTGACCTCCCAGCAGGTCACCAGGGCCTCCAAGGGCTTTTCCGAGGGCAAGCCAGTGATCAGCTTCACGTCGCAGCCAGGGCCAAGAATCATCGCCCCACCTTCCTTCGATGGCACCACCATGAGCTTCGTAGTTGAACACCGATGA